Proteins from a genomic interval of Crassostrea angulata isolate pt1a10 chromosome 7, ASM2561291v2, whole genome shotgun sequence:
- the LOC128192611 gene encoding monocarboxylate transporter 14-like, which produces MTGTKFLDNISDKDIEIEPEPEPRAKSRCPDGGWGWVIVFGAFVCNVIVDGICFTFGIYVQNIIDYYGEDESKSVLVGSLLVGCYLLAGPLVSALANKFGCRKVTILGSIVTALGFLVSTLAPSIEVLMFLYGVVGGIGMGLIYLPSIVIIGYWFERKRAFATGIAVCGSGIGAVLFSQINKKLLEEYSWKQSLVIVAGIVLNCAVCGALFRPIASVSKKRMKRGIVTRGSIMKALIAEKERQRTISNGSLDNCIITKDNRLIKIDKIDLRNKSVSYINRLKKELGFSSGSLNRSKNSLIITPVGYNNNMIINIVESVPTTPVQEKKDLTSTPVRSTRRKRDFERRRDSGNGSGNIVPDTPAPENLMEMLEKEESALSRQSSFVSRNNEESSNLLDPKSIKQTHYLGRSSSSVRSSANTYLSPESLMTSLNSSVRFAGEVTIDEIEEYSSQREIPGWCLYVSNLFDLSLLKEKAFVLYAFTSFLSMLGFFIPYFFVPMKMMNMMKGKEEPEFSDDSTFILSILGISTTIGRVLIGWVADRPWSNTYFINNGSMVLAGLVTVVCPFLDGNAQMTIFAVGFGFFTAGFLSLRSIVLVDLIGLDRLTSSFGLLLLFQGIASIAGSPIAGRIMGCTGSIDSVFYLSGSLLTFAGVLGCFMPMLKPRDVHSHFDEEEMVDYPMNSELEMIEQVKLPDTRM; this is translated from the exons ATGACGGGCACCAAATTTTTAGACAATATTAGTGACAAAGACATTGAGATTGAGCCCGAGCCCGAACCCCGGGCCAAGTCCAGATGCCCGGATGGAGGCTGGGGTTGGGTGATCGTGTTTGGAGCATTCGTGTGTAACGTGATCGTGGACGGGATCTGCTTCACTTTTGGGATATATGTTCAGAACATTATAGACTATTATGGAGAGGACGAGTCAAAAAGTGTGCTGGTGGGATCCCTGCTGGTGGGGTGCTATTTACTTGCAG GTCCGTTGGTTAGTGCGCTCGCCAACAAGTTTGGGTGTAGAAAGGTCACCATCCTTGGAAGTATCGTGACAGCTCTTGGTTTCCTTGTGAGCACACTGGCCCCATCCATAGAAGTGCTGATGTTCCTGTACGGAGTCGTGGGAG GAATTGGAATGGGGTTGATTTATCTGCCTTCCATTGTCATCATTGGCTACTGGTTTGAACGGAAGAGGGCCTTCGCAACAGGAATAGCTGTCTGTGGCTCTGGGATTGGGGCCGTGCTGTTCTCACAAATCAACAAAAAACTCCTGGAAGAGTACAGTTGGAAACAGAGTTTGGTGATCGTTGCCGGTATAGTGTTGAATTGTGCTGTATGCGGAGCTCTATTTAGACCTATTGCATCGGTCTCTAAAAAACGCATGAAAAGGGGAATAGTAACTCGTGGCTCCATCATGAAAGCCCTCATTGCTGAGAAGGAACGACAGAGGACGATCTCTAATGGATCGCTGGACAACTGTATTATTACTAAGGACAACAGGcttattaaaattgataaaattgactTGAGAAATAAAAGTGTATCATACATAAACAGACTGAAAAAAGAACTGGGATTTAGCTCGGGAAGCCTGAATCGCAGTAAAAACAGTTTAATCATAACTCCAGTGGGTTATAACAACAATATGATAATCAACATTGTGGAAAGTGTACCAACAACGCCTGTGCAGGAAAAGAAAGACCTGACTTCCACTCCCGTGAGATCAACCCGCAGAAAACGTGATTTTGAACGCAGAAGAGATAGCGGAAACGGAAGTGGAAACATCGTTCCTGATACTCCTGCTCCCGAGAACTTGATGGAAATGTTGGAGAAAGAAGAGAGCGCCTTATCCAGACAGTCTAGTTTTGTCAGTCGTAATAACGAAGAAAGCAGCAATCTTTTGGATCCAAAATCCATTAAACAAACTCATTACCTGGGGCGTAGCTCGAGCAGCGTCAGAAGTAGCGCCAATACCTATCTGTCCCCGGAAAGTTTGATGACGTCATTGAACTCGAGCGTCAGATTCGCCGGGGAGGTTACAATTGATGAGATTGAGGAATACTCCTCACAGCGAGAAATCCCCGGATGGTGCCTCTACGTCTCCAATCTGTTTGATCTCAGCTTATTGAAAGAAAAGGCGTTTGTCCTCTACGCATTTACCAGCTTTCTTAGCATGTTAG GGTTCTTTATTCCGTATTTCTTTGTTCCGATGAAGATGATGAATATGATGAAAGGAAAAGAAGAGCCTGAATTTTCAGACGATAGCACATTCATTCTCTCAATCCTGGGTATTTCCACAACAATAGGTCGTGTTTTGATTGGCTGGGTGGCCGATCGCCCATGGTCAAACACCTATTTTATTAACAACGGGTCAATGGTTTTGGCGGGACTTGTCACTGTAGTCTGTCCTTTCCTTGACGGAAATGCACAGATGACAATTTTTGCTGTTGGTTTTGGATTTTTTACAG CCGGATTCCTCTCTCTACGCTCCATTGTCCTTGTGGATTTGATTGGATTAGATCGATTGACGTCATCATTTGGATTACTCCTGCTGTTTCAGGGAATAGCATCTATTGCAGGATCACCAATAGCCG GTCGGATCATGGGTTGCACCGGAAGCATTGACTCTGTGTTCTACCTGTCAGGGTCGTTGCTAACTTTCGCGGGGGTTCTCGGCTGCTTCATGCCGATGCTGAAACCACGTGACGTTCACTCACATTTTGATGAGGAAGAAATGGTGGATTATCCTATGAATTCCGAGTTGGAGATGATTGAACAGGTGAAACTGCCTGACACTAGAATGTAG